Proteins encoded within one genomic window of Candidatus Woesearchaeota archaeon:
- a CDS encoding ammonium transporter — translation MLLLLVGISFADEGLNSGDVAWVATASALVMLMTPALGFFYAGLVRKKNLVSTLVQCLVIFAVVSIVWALWGYTLAFGPSVGGVIGNFFHFGLNAVGSLPDAAYAATIPALLFFFFQLKFAAITPALIIGAFAERINFKALLIFVVLWVTLIYAPIAHWVWNPGGWLRSLGAVDFAGGTVVHIAAGLSALAAAIVIGRRADHGNGVEFKPNNVPFVILGAALLWFGWFGFNAGSALAANSLAVSALVVTNLAAASAAVSWMVVDWLMKGKPSAVGLSVGAVCGLVAITPASGYVTPLASIIIGLVAGVISNLVANWRASRTKLDDSLDVFACHGVSGIWGALATGLFATVAVNVAGVNGLFYGNPQQLLAQLIAVVVVAAYSFIGSFLLLKGLSAVMQIRVSAEEEKKGLDESTHGEEAYG, via the coding sequence ATGCTCCTGCTATTGGTGGGGATATCCTTTGCTGATGAAGGATTAAACTCGGGAGATGTTGCTTGGGTGGCAACAGCCTCTGCACTGGTTATGTTAATGACCCCTGCACTGGGATTTTTCTATGCAGGACTCGTACGAAAAAAGAATCTGGTTTCAACCTTAGTTCAATGTCTCGTTATCTTTGCTGTGGTGAGCATTGTCTGGGCATTATGGGGCTACACCCTTGCCTTTGGCCCAAGTGTTGGGGGCGTTATTGGCAACTTCTTCCACTTCGGTTTAAACGCCGTAGGCTCACTCCCTGATGCTGCCTATGCAGCAACCATTCCAGCACTCCTCTTCTTCTTTTTTCAGCTGAAATTTGCTGCCATTACTCCTGCCTTAATCATCGGGGCTTTTGCTGAACGAATAAACTTTAAGGCATTGCTGATTTTTGTTGTTCTTTGGGTTACCCTGATCTATGCTCCTATTGCTCATTGGGTATGGAATCCTGGTGGATGGCTCCGTTCTCTGGGAGCAGTTGATTTTGCCGGTGGTACAGTTGTCCATATTGCCGCAGGTCTTTCTGCCTTGGCAGCAGCCATTGTTATTGGAAGAAGAGCTGATCATGGGAATGGTGTTGAGTTCAAACCAAACAATGTGCCTTTTGTCATCTTAGGAGCAGCTCTCCTTTGGTTTGGCTGGTTTGGTTTTAATGCAGGCAGTGCTCTTGCAGCAAACTCACTTGCAGTCTCAGCACTGGTGGTAACGAATCTTGCAGCAGCTTCTGCAGCAGTAAGTTGGATGGTAGTGGATTGGCTAATGAAAGGCAAGCCATCTGCAGTAGGCCTTTCCGTAGGTGCAGTCTGTGGACTTGTCGCCATCACACCAGCATCAGGATATGTTACTCCGCTGGCATCTATCATCATTGGCCTAGTTGCAGGGGTCATCTCAAACCTTGTTGCAAACTGGCGAGCATCACGAACAAAATTAGATGATTCCCTTGATGTTTTTGCCTGTCATGGTGTCTCAGGAATCTGGGGAGCACTAGCAACAGGCTTATTTGCAACCGTAGCAGTAAATGTGGCTGGTGTTAATGGGCTGTTCTATGGAAACCCTCAGCAATTATTAGCACAGCTCATTGCTGTGGTCGTTGTGGCAGCCTACAGTTTTATCGGCTCTTTCCTCCTCCTCAAAGGCTTAAGCGCTGTTATGCAGATCCGTGTCAGTGCTGAAGAGGAAAAGAAAGGCCTTGATGAAAGTACGCACGGAGAAGAAGCATACGGCTGA
- a CDS encoding DNA-directed RNA polymerase, whose product MGNFNQGGFRRDFGGQPARKFKAVCAECQQSCEVPFEPKPGGRPVYCGACWSKRRNNY is encoded by the coding sequence ATGGGAAACTTTAACCAAGGTGGCTTTCGAAGAGACTTTGGCGGACAGCCAGCGAGAAAGTTCAAAGCAGTCTGTGCTGAGTGCCAACAGAGCTGTGAAGTTCCTTTCGAGCCAAAGCCAGGTGGCAGACCAGTATACTGCGGTGCTTGTTGGAGTAAGCGAAGAAACAATTATTAA